Proteins found in one Synechococcus sp. LA31 genomic segment:
- a CDS encoding DUF6447 family protein: MEQPTITRTENGNKAATLTIGDRSYPIADLSDEAQKLVRAAYDCEAQITRLRRDVDYLSIAHRSLLQELSNRLPD; the protein is encoded by the coding sequence ATGGAACAACCCACCATCACTCGTACAGAGAACGGCAACAAAGCTGCGACGCTCACCATCGGTGATCGCAGCTATCCGATTGCTGATCTCAGCGATGAAGCCCAGAAACTGGTCAGAGCTGCCTACGACTGTGAAGCACAGATCACCAGGCTTCGGCGCGATGTTGATTATCTGAGCATTGCCCATCGCAGTCTGCTGCAGGAGCTCTCAAACCGTCTACCGGACTGA